In Citrus sinensis cultivar Valencia sweet orange chromosome 4, DVS_A1.0, whole genome shotgun sequence, one DNA window encodes the following:
- the LOC102613188 gene encoding putative acyl-activating enzyme 19 isoform X2 yields the protein MPLPVDMLSSSASFASNEVQPAAEFINAYRPKIIGVYMLPSVEYIISVLSILRIGEAFLPLDPTLPKDRILSVISSSNVGLIIARGSSFNESGIGYYLLDKSHWLIESGICPVLCFSMEERVEDTIGRSNIVCHCENERQRSFCYLMYTSGSTGKPKGVCGTEQGLLNRFLWMQDLYPLHGEELLLFKTSISFIDHLQEFLSAILTACTLVVPPIIELKKNLISIIHFLQAYSISRLTTVPSLMRAVLPALQSQHNVHVRSSLKLLVLSGEVLPLSMWGIISKLFPKISILNLYGSTEVSGDCTYFDCKRLPSILEMNTLESVPIGLPISNCDIVLVESDTGKPDEGEIYVGGLCLSNGYFSESIVMPSEYVKLHNNSICNCSVSCGSQMYFRTGDFARRIQSGDLVFLGRKDRTIKISGQRMALEEIEHTLRGHPDVVDTAVVSHKHQGELVILEAFIVLKEKKTSSEAFVSSIKSWVSNKLSLAMIPSRFVFMDSLPMTSSGKVDYASLSASTSFTIPAQHDADETKASDLLQVIRKAFGDALMVEEVLHDDNFFIMGGNSIAAAYVAHSLGIDMRLIYNFPTPSKLEIALLEKRELCNLDVSADANWKLNREEDKEHQFHSGYSPTKNHAVVSKRLKVNSNKYFKPELNHDKDGFPWNLSSVPMSCSFSRCNKVMHEEKFRGNALCHVNWSVEAPRNKRGFIQELWKVHMESCVDASPLVVLKDSDIYLFVGSHSHKFICADAKRSSVLWEIKLEGRIECSAAVLSDFSQVVVGCYKGKIYFLDSLTGDIYWTFQTCGEVKCQPLVDAPRQLIWCGSHDHNLYALDFRNYRCVYKLPCGGSIFGCPAIDEVHNVLYVASTSGRLTAISVKALPFHTLWLHELEVPVFASLCITSASRYVICCLVDGHVVALDSSGSIIWRCRTGGPIFAGPCTSFALPSQALVCSRNGSIYSFEQESGNLLWEYGVGDPITASAYIDEHLQLKSESSLSIDRLVCVCTSSGSIHILRVNLDVTRKENQSKDPMVQEFAKRELQGDIFSSPVMIGGRVFVGCRDDYIYCIALETQRLEEE from the exons ATGCCCCTTCCTGTTGACATGTTATCTTCTTCAGCGTCTTTTGCATCAAATGAAGTGCAACCAGCTGCTGAGTTTATCAATGCATATAGACCAAAAATTATCGGAGTATATATGCTGCCATCAGTGGAATACATAATTTCtgttctttcaattttgagaATTGGGGAGGCTTTTTTGCCGCTTGATCCTACGTTGCCAAAAGATAGAATATTATCagttatttcttcttcaaatgttGGCCTTATTATTGCACGTGGATCTTCGTTCAATGAAAGTGGCATCGGTTATTACCTGCTTGATAAATCACATTGGCTTATAGAAAGTGGCATTTGTCCGGTCTTGTGCTTTTCCATGGAAGAAAGGGTGGAAGATACTATTGGTCGGTCAAATATTGTTTGTCATTGTGAAAATGAGAGACAAAGATCATTCTGTTATTTGATGTACACGTCAGGGTCCACGGGAAAGCCTAAAGGTGTATGTGGCACTGAGCAAG GTCTTTTAAACCGCTTTTTATGGATGCAAGACCTATATCCCCTGCACGGAGAGGAGCTTTTATTGTTCAAGACATCAATTAGTTTTATTGATCACTTGCAAGAATTTCTTAGTGCTATTCTTACTGCTTGTACGCTGGTTGTACCTCCAATCATTGagctgaaaaagaatttaatttctatcatCCATTTTTTGCAG GCTTACTCTATCAGTAGGCTCACTACTGTTCCATCACTGATGCGGGCAGTCCTTCCTGCTTTGCAAAGTCAGCATAATGTGCATGTTCGTAGTTCGTTAAAATTGTTAGTGCTGAGTGGTGAAGTCCTACCTTTATCCATGTGGGGTATTATTTCCAAGTTATTCCCCAAGATCTCTATCCTTAATTTATATGGCAGTACAGAG GTATCTGGAGACTGCACGTATTTTGATTGCAAGAGGTTGCCAAGTATTTTGGAGATGAACACTCTTGAAAGTGTACCAATTGGTTTACCAATTTCTAATTGTGATATAGTGCTTGTTGAAAGTGATACTGGTAAACCTGATGAGGGAGAAATATATGTTGGTGGTCTCTGTCTATCCAATGGATACTTTTCTGAATCAATTGTTATGCCTTCGGAATATGTAAAGTTGCATAACAACTCCATTTGTAACTGTTCTGTCAGCTGTGGAAGCCAAATGTATTTCAGAACTGGGGATTTTGCACGACGAATTCAAAGTGGTGATTTGGTTTTCTTGGGTAGAAAGGATCGTACTATAAAGATTAGTGGGCAGCGTATGGCTTTAGAGGAGATTGAACATACACTAAGAGGCCATCCAGATGTGGTTGACACTGCTGTGGTTTCTCATAAACATCAGGGAGAACTTGTCATCCTTGAAGCATTTATAGTattaaaagagaagaaaacatCTAGTGAAGCATTCGTATCATCTATCAAGAGTTGGGTGAGCAATAAACTTTCTTTGGCTATGATTCCCAGCCGCTTTGTCTTTATGGACTCATTGCCAATGACTTCAAGTGGAAAAGTTGATTATGCATCGTTATCAGCTTCAACTTCTTTCACCATACCTGCTCAACATGATGCTGATGAAACTAAAGCTAGTGATCTTTTGCAAGTTATCAGAAAG GCTTTTGGTGATGCTTTGATGGTTGAAGAGGTGTTGCACGATGACAATTTCTTTATCATGGGTGGTAATTCTATTGCTGCAGCATATGTTGCTCATAGCTTAGGAATCGATATGAGATTGATTTATAACTTTCCAACTCCATCCAAACTTGAAATTGCTCTTCTGGAGAAAAGGGAATTGTGCAATTTAGATGTTAGTGCTGATGCTAATTGGAAGTTGAATCGAGAAGAGGACAAGGAGCATCAGTTTCATTCAGGTTATTCTCCCACCAAAAATCATGCTGTTGTCTCTAAACGCTTGAAGGTgaattcaaacaaatattttaaaccaGAACTTAATCATGACAAGGATGGTTTCCCTTGGAATTTATCTTCAGTACCCATGTCCTGTTCATTTAGCCGCTGTAACAAGGTTATGCATGAAGAAAAGTTCAGAGGGAATGCTCTATGTCATGTAAACTGGTCAGTAGAGGCTCCTAGAAATAAAAGAGGTTTTATTCAAGAATTGTGGAAAGTTCACATGGAATCTTGTGTTGATGCATCACCACTCGTTGTTCTTAAAGACTCGGATATTTATCTATTTGTTGGATCTCACTctcataaatttatatgtgCTGATGCAAAAAG GAGCTCTGTCCTGTGGGAAATCAAATTAGAAGGACGGATCGAATGTTCAGCAGCAGTTCTTAGTGACTTTTCTCAG GTGGTCGTTGGATGCTATAAagggaaaatatattttcttgatTCTTTAACTGGCGATATCTATTGGACTTTCCAAACATGTGGTGAG GTGAAGTGTCAGCCACTTGTTGATGCGCCAAGACAGTTGATCTG GTGCGGCTCACATGATCACAACTTATACGCTCTTGACTTTCGAAACTACCGCTGTGTTTATAAGCTTCCATGCGGTGGAAGTATATTTGGTTGTCCCGCAAttgatgag GTTCATAACGTGCTTTATGTTGCATCTACCAGTGGCCGGCTTACAGCAATATCAGTGAAG GCATTGCCATTCCATACTCTGTGGTTGCATGAGCTAGAAGTACCAGTATTTGCTTCGCTTTGCATCACTTCTGCAAGTAGATACG TTATTTGTTGCTTGGTGGATGGGCATGTTGTTGCATTAGATTCAAGTGGATCCATCATTTGGAGG TGTAGAACTGGTGGTCCGATATTTGCTGGGCCCTGTACAAGTTTTGCTCTTCCTTCTCAG GCACTCGTATGTTCCAGGAATGGAAgtatttattcttttgaacaG GAAAGCGGGAATCTTCTTTGGGAGTACGGTGTTGGAGATCCAATTACTGCTTCTGCATATATTGATGAGCATTTGCAATTGAAATCGGAATCCTCCCTTTCGATTGACAG GTTGGTTTGCGTATGTACCAGTTCTGGCAGCATACACATTCTTCGTGTCAATTTGGATGTCACCAGGAAGGAAAATCAATCGAAAGATCCCATGGTGCAGGAATTCGCAAAGCGGGAGCTGCAAGGTGACATATTCTCTTCACCTGTGATGATTGGTGGCAGGGTTTTTGTTGGTTGTAGAGATGATTATATTTACTGTATTGCCCTTGAAACCCAACGCCTAGAGGAAGAATGA
- the LOC102612887 gene encoding uncharacterized protein LOC102612887, translating to MEERKGDARIYIISGFLFLSVVSGGILLGLYMFLPEKYSSNYYAVAGLILVGVPWIFWFLAYVYKCCSPSYDEKRSLKGQVTRSNTASPVTPLQNAASPRAKPTSPTEEFRGEESNSGRRVHFGEVIVLGNEEKESISNVEICQNASREEHWRMICESLEESDDSNLASNDNKGLIDERGTEMPLPLL from the coding sequence ATGGAGGAAAGAAAAGGAGATGCAAGAATATACATAATCTCaggttttttatttcttagtGTTGTCTCTGGTGGAATTCTTTTAGGATTATACATGTTCCTGCCGGAAAAATATTCCTCGAATTATTATGCAGTCGCAGGGTTGATTCTTGTTGGTGTTCCTTGGATCTTTTGGTTCTTGGCTTACGTTTACAAATGTTGTTCCCCATCATATGATGAGAAGCGAAGCCTAAAAGGTCAGGTAACGCGCAGTAATACTGCATCGCCGGTAACACCATTGCAAAATGCAGCCAGCCCGAGAGCCAAGCCTACGTCCCCCACCGAGGAATTCCGCGGCGAGGAGTCTAACAGTGGCCGACGTGTTCATTTTGGTGAAGTTATTGTTCTgggaaatgaagaaaaagagagcaTTAGCAACGTTGAAATTTGCCAAAATGCGTCCAGAGAAGAGCATTGGCGCATGATATGCGAAAGCCTAGAGGAATCTGATGATAGCAATTTAGCATCAAATGATAACAAAGGTTTGATTGATGAAAGGGGAACGGAAATGCCATTGCCTTTGTTATAG
- the LOC102613188 gene encoding putative acyl-activating enzyme 19 isoform X1, which yields MNKGSGRENQQEREQHCCISHEFLRAANCNPDKIAVIHAAASPSDRKLINGSPSSSYNPPVYEGDGRFTFSEVLASVDSLSSRLRSILDHSDDPHLILPLTSASFASNEVQPAAEFINAYRPKIIGVYMLPSVEYIISVLSILRIGEAFLPLDPTLPKDRILSVISSSNVGLIIARGSSFNESGIGYYLLDKSHWLIESGICPVLCFSMEERVEDTIGRSNIVCHCENERQRSFCYLMYTSGSTGKPKGVCGTEQGLLNRFLWMQDLYPLHGEELLLFKTSISFIDHLQEFLSAILTACTLVVPPIIELKKNLISIIHFLQAYSISRLTTVPSLMRAVLPALQSQHNVHVRSSLKLLVLSGEVLPLSMWGIISKLFPKISILNLYGSTEVSGDCTYFDCKRLPSILEMNTLESVPIGLPISNCDIVLVESDTGKPDEGEIYVGGLCLSNGYFSESIVMPSEYVKLHNNSICNCSVSCGSQMYFRTGDFARRIQSGDLVFLGRKDRTIKISGQRMALEEIEHTLRGHPDVVDTAVVSHKHQGELVILEAFIVLKEKKTSSEAFVSSIKSWVSNKLSLAMIPSRFVFMDSLPMTSSGKVDYASLSASTSFTIPAQHDADETKASDLLQVIRKAFGDALMVEEVLHDDNFFIMGGNSIAAAYVAHSLGIDMRLIYNFPTPSKLEIALLEKRELCNLDVSADANWKLNREEDKEHQFHSGYSPTKNHAVVSKRLKVNSNKYFKPELNHDKDGFPWNLSSVPMSCSFSRCNKVMHEEKFRGNALCHVNWSVEAPRNKRGFIQELWKVHMESCVDASPLVVLKDSDIYLFVGSHSHKFICADAKRSSVLWEIKLEGRIECSAAVLSDFSQVVVGCYKGKIYFLDSLTGDIYWTFQTCGEVKCQPLVDAPRQLIWCGSHDHNLYALDFRNYRCVYKLPCGGSIFGCPAIDEVHNVLYVASTSGRLTAISVKALPFHTLWLHELEVPVFASLCITSASRYVICCLVDGHVVALDSSGSIIWRCRTGGPIFAGPCTSFALPSQALVCSRNGSIYSFEQESGNLLWEYGVGDPITASAYIDEHLQLKSESSLSIDRLVCVCTSSGSIHILRVNLDVTRKENQSKDPMVQEFAKRELQGDIFSSPVMIGGRVFVGCRDDYIYCIALETQRLEEE from the exons ATTTCTCAGAGCGGCAAACTGTAACCCTGACAAAATAGCCGTTATACATGCCGCAGCATCACCGTCTGATAGAAAATTGATCAACGGCTCTCCTTCTTCCTCTTATAATCCTCCGGTGTACGAAGGGGACGGTCGCTTCACTTTCTCTGAGGTGTTGGCGTCCGTTGATTCCCTCAGCTCTCGCCTCCGCTCCATTCTCGATCATTCTGATGACCCGCACTTGATCCTACCCCTGACCTCAG CGTCTTTTGCATCAAATGAAGTGCAACCAGCTGCTGAGTTTATCAATGCATATAGACCAAAAATTATCGGAGTATATATGCTGCCATCAGTGGAATACATAATTTCtgttctttcaattttgagaATTGGGGAGGCTTTTTTGCCGCTTGATCCTACGTTGCCAAAAGATAGAATATTATCagttatttcttcttcaaatgttGGCCTTATTATTGCACGTGGATCTTCGTTCAATGAAAGTGGCATCGGTTATTACCTGCTTGATAAATCACATTGGCTTATAGAAAGTGGCATTTGTCCGGTCTTGTGCTTTTCCATGGAAGAAAGGGTGGAAGATACTATTGGTCGGTCAAATATTGTTTGTCATTGTGAAAATGAGAGACAAAGATCATTCTGTTATTTGATGTACACGTCAGGGTCCACGGGAAAGCCTAAAGGTGTATGTGGCACTGAGCAAG GTCTTTTAAACCGCTTTTTATGGATGCAAGACCTATATCCCCTGCACGGAGAGGAGCTTTTATTGTTCAAGACATCAATTAGTTTTATTGATCACTTGCAAGAATTTCTTAGTGCTATTCTTACTGCTTGTACGCTGGTTGTACCTCCAATCATTGagctgaaaaagaatttaatttctatcatCCATTTTTTGCAG GCTTACTCTATCAGTAGGCTCACTACTGTTCCATCACTGATGCGGGCAGTCCTTCCTGCTTTGCAAAGTCAGCATAATGTGCATGTTCGTAGTTCGTTAAAATTGTTAGTGCTGAGTGGTGAAGTCCTACCTTTATCCATGTGGGGTATTATTTCCAAGTTATTCCCCAAGATCTCTATCCTTAATTTATATGGCAGTACAGAG GTATCTGGAGACTGCACGTATTTTGATTGCAAGAGGTTGCCAAGTATTTTGGAGATGAACACTCTTGAAAGTGTACCAATTGGTTTACCAATTTCTAATTGTGATATAGTGCTTGTTGAAAGTGATACTGGTAAACCTGATGAGGGAGAAATATATGTTGGTGGTCTCTGTCTATCCAATGGATACTTTTCTGAATCAATTGTTATGCCTTCGGAATATGTAAAGTTGCATAACAACTCCATTTGTAACTGTTCTGTCAGCTGTGGAAGCCAAATGTATTTCAGAACTGGGGATTTTGCACGACGAATTCAAAGTGGTGATTTGGTTTTCTTGGGTAGAAAGGATCGTACTATAAAGATTAGTGGGCAGCGTATGGCTTTAGAGGAGATTGAACATACACTAAGAGGCCATCCAGATGTGGTTGACACTGCTGTGGTTTCTCATAAACATCAGGGAGAACTTGTCATCCTTGAAGCATTTATAGTattaaaagagaagaaaacatCTAGTGAAGCATTCGTATCATCTATCAAGAGTTGGGTGAGCAATAAACTTTCTTTGGCTATGATTCCCAGCCGCTTTGTCTTTATGGACTCATTGCCAATGACTTCAAGTGGAAAAGTTGATTATGCATCGTTATCAGCTTCAACTTCTTTCACCATACCTGCTCAACATGATGCTGATGAAACTAAAGCTAGTGATCTTTTGCAAGTTATCAGAAAG GCTTTTGGTGATGCTTTGATGGTTGAAGAGGTGTTGCACGATGACAATTTCTTTATCATGGGTGGTAATTCTATTGCTGCAGCATATGTTGCTCATAGCTTAGGAATCGATATGAGATTGATTTATAACTTTCCAACTCCATCCAAACTTGAAATTGCTCTTCTGGAGAAAAGGGAATTGTGCAATTTAGATGTTAGTGCTGATGCTAATTGGAAGTTGAATCGAGAAGAGGACAAGGAGCATCAGTTTCATTCAGGTTATTCTCCCACCAAAAATCATGCTGTTGTCTCTAAACGCTTGAAGGTgaattcaaacaaatattttaaaccaGAACTTAATCATGACAAGGATGGTTTCCCTTGGAATTTATCTTCAGTACCCATGTCCTGTTCATTTAGCCGCTGTAACAAGGTTATGCATGAAGAAAAGTTCAGAGGGAATGCTCTATGTCATGTAAACTGGTCAGTAGAGGCTCCTAGAAATAAAAGAGGTTTTATTCAAGAATTGTGGAAAGTTCACATGGAATCTTGTGTTGATGCATCACCACTCGTTGTTCTTAAAGACTCGGATATTTATCTATTTGTTGGATCTCACTctcataaatttatatgtgCTGATGCAAAAAG GAGCTCTGTCCTGTGGGAAATCAAATTAGAAGGACGGATCGAATGTTCAGCAGCAGTTCTTAGTGACTTTTCTCAG GTGGTCGTTGGATGCTATAAagggaaaatatattttcttgatTCTTTAACTGGCGATATCTATTGGACTTTCCAAACATGTGGTGAG GTGAAGTGTCAGCCACTTGTTGATGCGCCAAGACAGTTGATCTG GTGCGGCTCACATGATCACAACTTATACGCTCTTGACTTTCGAAACTACCGCTGTGTTTATAAGCTTCCATGCGGTGGAAGTATATTTGGTTGTCCCGCAAttgatgag GTTCATAACGTGCTTTATGTTGCATCTACCAGTGGCCGGCTTACAGCAATATCAGTGAAG GCATTGCCATTCCATACTCTGTGGTTGCATGAGCTAGAAGTACCAGTATTTGCTTCGCTTTGCATCACTTCTGCAAGTAGATACG TTATTTGTTGCTTGGTGGATGGGCATGTTGTTGCATTAGATTCAAGTGGATCCATCATTTGGAGG TGTAGAACTGGTGGTCCGATATTTGCTGGGCCCTGTACAAGTTTTGCTCTTCCTTCTCAG GCACTCGTATGTTCCAGGAATGGAAgtatttattcttttgaacaG GAAAGCGGGAATCTTCTTTGGGAGTACGGTGTTGGAGATCCAATTACTGCTTCTGCATATATTGATGAGCATTTGCAATTGAAATCGGAATCCTCCCTTTCGATTGACAG GTTGGTTTGCGTATGTACCAGTTCTGGCAGCATACACATTCTTCGTGTCAATTTGGATGTCACCAGGAAGGAAAATCAATCGAAAGATCCCATGGTGCAGGAATTCGCAAAGCGGGAGCTGCAAGGTGACATATTCTCTTCACCTGTGATGATTGGTGGCAGGGTTTTTGTTGGTTGTAGAGATGATTATATTTACTGTATTGCCCTTGAAACCCAACGCCTAGAGGAAGAATGA